The Pirellulimonas nuda genome includes a region encoding these proteins:
- a CDS encoding LL-diaminopimelate aminotransferase has protein sequence MADPYFQKLFAERIGGASYGKDTAIYKFEKIKRAKRQAIADHPDRALLDFGIGENDAMAPEPVRRVMAHEVNQPENRGYADNGVAAFKEAAARFMQRDFGVTLDPQTQVNHAIGSKPVYAMLPAVFINPGDITLMTAPGYPVAGTHTAYYGGVVHKLPLLAENGFLPDLESISPDILSRAKLLVLNYPNSPTGRTAPREFYERVVAFAKQHEIVVVQDAAHAMLSFDQAPTSFLSTPGAMDVGVEVHSMSKGFDMIGWRMGWVCGHERIVQAFADVKDNSDSGQFIATQKAAAAALDDPEIPQLIRAKYRRRMEKLVAVLKRCGFQCEMPGGTYFLYTPAPKGVAGGVTFDSAEAASQYLITQQSICTVPWDDAGAYLRFSVTYVADDEAAEDALMAETERRLASIQPEFGNA, from the coding sequence ATGGCCGACCCCTATTTCCAGAAGCTGTTCGCCGAGCGGATCGGCGGCGCGAGCTACGGCAAAGACACGGCGATCTACAAGTTTGAGAAGATCAAACGCGCCAAGCGGCAGGCGATCGCGGACCATCCCGACCGGGCCCTGCTCGACTTTGGCATCGGCGAGAACGACGCCATGGCGCCCGAGCCGGTGCGCCGGGTGATGGCCCACGAGGTCAACCAGCCGGAGAACCGCGGCTACGCGGACAACGGCGTCGCCGCGTTCAAAGAAGCGGCCGCCCGGTTCATGCAGCGCGATTTCGGCGTGACGCTCGACCCGCAGACGCAGGTGAACCACGCGATCGGCTCGAAGCCGGTGTACGCGATGCTGCCGGCCGTGTTCATCAACCCGGGCGACATCACGCTGATGACCGCGCCCGGCTACCCCGTGGCCGGCACCCACACGGCTTACTACGGCGGCGTGGTGCACAAGCTGCCGCTGCTGGCCGAGAACGGGTTCCTGCCCGACCTGGAGTCGATCAGCCCCGACATCCTCAGCCGGGCGAAGCTGCTGGTGCTGAACTACCCCAACAGCCCGACCGGCCGGACGGCGCCGCGGGAGTTCTATGAGCGCGTGGTGGCGTTCGCCAAGCAGCACGAGATCGTCGTGGTGCAGGACGCGGCCCACGCGATGCTCAGTTTCGACCAGGCCCCCACCAGCTTCTTGTCGACCCCGGGGGCGATGGACGTGGGCGTGGAGGTCCACTCCATGAGCAAGGGCTTCGACATGATCGGCTGGCGGATGGGCTGGGTGTGCGGGCACGAGCGGATCGTCCAGGCGTTCGCCGACGTCAAAGACAACAGCGACTCCGGCCAGTTTATCGCCACCCAGAAGGCGGCGGCCGCGGCGCTGGACGACCCCGAGATCCCGCAGCTCATCCGCGCCAAGTACCGGCGGCGGATGGAGAAACTGGTCGCCGTGCTGAAGCGCTGCGGCTTCCAGTGCGAGATGCCGGGCGGCACCTATTTCCTTTACACGCCGGCCCCCAAGGGGGTCGCCGGCGGCGTCACGTTCGACTCGGCCGAGGCCGCCAGCCAGTACCTGATCACCCAGCAGTCGATCTGCACGGTGCCGTGGGACGACGCCGGGGCGTACCTGCGGTTCAGCGTCACCTACGTGGCGGACGACGAGGCGGCCGAGGACGCCCTGATGGCCGAGACCGAGCGGCGGCTCGCCAGCATCCAGCCGGAATTCGGCAACGCATGA
- a CDS encoding amidase has translation MTPSTHSEPITELGAAALAAEIASGRLTSVEATRACIERCKQQSRLNALVQPCFDAALRDAQRADAAVAAGEPLGLLHGVPVTVKDCFAMRGTEVTLGIPGFSNGPAETDSPLVTRLRGAGAVLLGKTNVPQGMLLHECNNPVFGRTLHPTDPSRSPGGSTGGEASIVASGGSPLGLGSDLGGSIRQPVHACGVAGFKPTPRRLSLVGSSRAIPGMRAMRISPGPIARHVDDLELAMRVLVDHTDSPRQPDEEAAPWRDPSTIDVSELRIAYWTDDSFLPTAPAVRRAVEEAAAALRDAGADVRKITPPDDREMMRVYVGLLSADGMRSLARLVRGGEVDPQIRRQLRIGGLARWARVMLGGALRLLGRRLLPDLLHWSGARSADDYWRLCCDADRYREAFWPLAAEQFDGRPVDAILLPPFGVTAMPHGRALDVLPASSHCFYANLVDAPAGVVPWTTVRDDEQEFPRAPWGLAQWAARAATSGSAGLPVGVQVMAPAWRDDTALAVMKRLEQLRSTPD, from the coding sequence ATGACGCCCAGCACCCACTCAGAACCGATCACCGAACTTGGCGCCGCCGCGCTCGCGGCCGAGATCGCCTCTGGCCGGTTGACGTCGGTCGAGGCGACGCGCGCCTGCATCGAGCGCTGCAAGCAACAGTCGCGTCTCAACGCCCTGGTCCAGCCCTGCTTCGACGCGGCGCTGCGTGACGCCCAGCGGGCCGACGCAGCGGTGGCGGCCGGCGAGCCGTTGGGTTTGTTGCACGGCGTTCCCGTTACCGTGAAGGACTGTTTCGCGATGCGCGGAACCGAGGTGACGCTCGGCATCCCGGGCTTCTCAAACGGGCCCGCCGAAACCGACTCGCCGCTGGTTACGCGGCTTCGCGGCGCAGGGGCCGTGCTGCTGGGCAAGACGAACGTGCCGCAGGGGATGCTGCTGCACGAGTGCAACAACCCGGTGTTCGGCCGAACGTTGCACCCCACCGACCCCAGCCGCAGCCCCGGGGGAAGCACCGGGGGCGAGGCCTCCATCGTCGCGTCCGGCGGATCCCCCCTGGGCCTTGGCAGCGACCTGGGGGGCAGCATCCGCCAGCCGGTCCACGCGTGCGGCGTGGCGGGGTTCAAACCCACGCCCCGTCGGCTGTCGCTGGTGGGATCGTCGCGTGCGATCCCCGGCATGCGGGCGATGCGGATCTCGCCCGGCCCGATCGCTCGCCATGTCGACGATCTAGAGCTCGCCATGCGGGTCCTGGTCGATCACACCGATTCCCCGCGCCAGCCCGATGAAGAAGCCGCGCCGTGGCGCGACCCGTCTACGATCGACGTCTCCGAGCTGCGCATCGCGTACTGGACCGACGACAGCTTCCTCCCCACGGCGCCCGCGGTGCGACGCGCCGTAGAAGAAGCCGCGGCGGCGCTGCGCGACGCCGGCGCCGACGTACGCAAGATCACGCCCCCCGACGACCGCGAGATGATGCGCGTCTACGTCGGCCTGCTTTCTGCCGACGGCATGCGGTCGCTCGCCAGGTTGGTGCGGGGGGGCGAGGTTGACCCACAGATCCGGCGGCAGCTCCGGATCGGGGGGCTGGCGCGCTGGGCGCGGGTGATGCTCGGAGGCGCGCTGCGGCTGCTGGGCCGGCGGTTGCTGCCCGACCTGCTGCATTGGAGCGGCGCCCGCTCTGCGGACGACTACTGGCGGCTATGCTGCGACGCCGACCGCTACCGCGAAGCGTTCTGGCCCCTGGCCGCAGAGCAGTTCGACGGCCGCCCGGTAGACGCGATCTTGTTGCCGCCGTTCGGGGTGACCGCGATGCCACACGGCCGGGCGCTCGACGTGCTCCCCGCCAGTTCGCATTGCTTCTACGCAAACCTGGTGGACGCCCCGGCCGGAGTGGTCCCGTGGACAACCGTCCGCGACGACGAACAAGAGTTCCCCCGGGCGCCGTGGGGGTTGGCCCAGTGGGCCGCCCGGGCAGCGACCTCCGGAAGCGCCGGGCTCCCCGTGGGGGTACAGGTGATGGCGCCGGCGTGGCGGGACGACACGGCGCTCGCCGTGATGAAGCGGCTGGAGCAGTTGCGGAGTACGCCAGATTGA
- a CDS encoding S41 family peptidase, whose protein sequence is MRLVLSLLAMAPLVCLAEPTTRDDAPPFEAAVGDDAAQLFALHDLLAEAVAQIETNYAEPVDRQALFDAALRGMVAELDPHSKYLAPGEVGDYRRRVNGRDRTGGADQASESVGGYSRTEDGAWRYAINDQTAYIRIAAFDDDTPKELEKALGEVGESPARALVLDLRNNAGGLLPAAIGVADLLLDGGVIVTTEGRNSKRREWRAEPGVATALPLAVLVNRYSASAAEVVAAALQDNARATVVGERTFGKASVQNVIELGGGRAALKLTTAMYVRPNGANIHRAAGAGDADVWGVLPDAGDGVKVSEEATKRLAAQRKALEEGGAAPPADDDDVLQRALESLKDSAS, encoded by the coding sequence ATGCGGCTCGTGCTTTCACTGCTGGCAATGGCGCCGCTGGTTTGTCTTGCTGAACCGACGACGCGTGACGATGCCCCCCCGTTCGAGGCCGCTGTCGGCGACGATGCGGCGCAGCTATTTGCGTTGCACGACCTGCTCGCCGAGGCGGTCGCGCAGATCGAGACCAACTACGCAGAGCCGGTCGATCGGCAGGCGCTGTTCGACGCTGCGCTGCGCGGGATGGTTGCGGAACTCGACCCGCACAGCAAATACCTGGCGCCGGGCGAGGTGGGGGACTATCGGCGGCGGGTCAATGGCCGAGACCGAACCGGCGGCGCCGACCAGGCCTCCGAGTCGGTGGGGGGGTACAGCCGCACCGAAGACGGGGCTTGGCGTTATGCAATTAACGATCAAACCGCCTACATCCGCATCGCCGCCTTTGACGACGACACGCCCAAAGAGCTCGAGAAGGCGCTGGGCGAGGTGGGCGAGTCGCCTGCGCGGGCGCTGGTGCTCGACCTCCGCAACAACGCGGGGGGGCTGCTCCCAGCAGCGATCGGCGTAGCCGACTTGCTGCTCGACGGCGGCGTGATCGTCACGACCGAAGGGCGCAACTCCAAGCGGCGTGAATGGCGGGCCGAGCCTGGGGTTGCGACGGCGCTCCCGTTGGCCGTGCTGGTGAACCGCTACAGCGCCAGCGCCGCGGAGGTTGTGGCCGCGGCGCTGCAGGACAACGCACGGGCGACCGTGGTGGGCGAGCGGACCTTCGGCAAGGCGAGCGTGCAGAACGTGATCGAGTTGGGCGGGGGGCGGGCGGCGCTCAAGCTGACGACCGCGATGTACGTCCGACCCAATGGCGCCAACATCCATCGTGCCGCCGGCGCCGGCGACGCCGACGTCTGGGGGGTGCTCCCCGACGCGGGCGACGGGGTCAAAGTCAGCGAAGAGGCCACCAAGCGGCTTGCCGCCCAACGCAAGGCGCTCGAAGAGGGGGGGGCGGCGCCCCCCGCCGATGACGACGACGTGCTCCAGCGCGCCCTCGAGTCGCTCAAGGACTCGGCGTCATGA
- a CDS encoding sulfotransferase family protein, with product MTDDQILNRPIVILGAPRSGTTLISQLLACHPQLYLANEPRILWKYGNDARSDLLRPEHATDSVRREIRRRFASEVRGAGRTRLVEKTPSNSLRVAFVDRVLEDCVFVHMMRDGLQSVLSIREFWRNHSVGLPTQQLLTRLKEIRLRQAPHYAREFVRRVAGKWAPGATAPGVWGPRLPGIEQWVRDRDLLEVCALQWRMCVEIACREGRALPEHRYTECRLDNFDEAELARVMRFCSLEPAEEVSKKYAEYFEGRPPDGRSQQAADDDVRRVETLIAPTEAWLKTLPPADRHRTA from the coding sequence ATGACCGACGACCAGATCCTCAACCGACCGATCGTGATCCTGGGCGCGCCGCGTTCGGGCACCACGCTCATCAGCCAGTTGCTGGCCTGCCACCCGCAGCTCTACCTGGCGAACGAACCGCGGATCTTGTGGAAGTACGGCAACGACGCGCGGTCGGACCTGCTGCGGCCCGAGCACGCGACCGATTCGGTGCGTCGCGAGATCCGCCGCCGCTTCGCCAGCGAGGTCCGCGGCGCGGGCCGCACCCGCCTGGTAGAGAAGACTCCCAGCAACTCGCTGCGTGTTGCGTTCGTCGATCGGGTGCTGGAGGACTGCGTGTTCGTGCACATGATGCGGGACGGCTTGCAGTCGGTGCTGTCGATCCGCGAGTTCTGGCGGAACCACTCGGTCGGCCTGCCGACCCAGCAACTGTTGACGCGGCTCAAGGAGATCCGGTTGCGGCAGGCGCCCCACTACGCGCGGGAGTTCGTCCGTCGTGTCGCCGGCAAGTGGGCGCCGGGCGCCACGGCGCCGGGGGTGTGGGGGCCACGGCTCCCCGGGATCGAGCAGTGGGTCCGTGACCGCGACCTGCTGGAGGTGTGCGCCCTGCAGTGGCGGATGTGTGTAGAGATCGCCTGCCGCGAAGGGCGTGCGCTGCCCGAACACCGCTACACCGAGTGCCGGCTGGACAACTTCGACGAGGCGGAGCTGGCCCGCGTGATGCGTTTTTGCTCGCTCGAGCCCGCGGAAGAGGTCTCCAAGAAGTACGCCGAGTACTTCGAGGGCCGCCCCCCCGACGGCCGTTCGCAGCAGGCCGCCGACGACGACGTCCGGCGGGTCGAGACGCTTATCGCGCCGACCGAGGCGTGGCTCAAGACGCTCCCCCCCGCAGACCGGCACCGCACCGCATAG
- a CDS encoding secondary thiamine-phosphate synthase enzyme YjbQ yields the protein MPQIASFQSTLTLSPRRRGFHLVTDEVLAAAPWISGIETGVLHVFLQHTSASLTLNENADRDVRTDLEASFSAIAPESFPYRHTCEGPDDMPAHVKSSLLGASVSVPIQRGGLALGVWQGIYLCEHRDRASARRLVLTAWGSAATE from the coding sequence ATGCCCCAAATCGCCAGTTTCCAGTCGACCCTCACGCTCTCGCCCCGCCGGCGGGGCTTCCACCTGGTGACCGACGAGGTTCTCGCCGCGGCCCCGTGGATCTCTGGAATCGAAACCGGCGTGCTGCACGTCTTCCTGCAGCATACTTCGGCGTCTTTAACGCTTAATGAGAACGCCGATCGCGACGTACGCACCGACCTGGAAGCGTCGTTTTCTGCGATCGCGCCTGAGTCGTTCCCCTACCGGCACACCTGTGAAGGCCCAGACGACATGCCCGCGCACGTCAAATCGTCGCTGCTGGGGGCCAGCGTTAGCGTGCCGATCCAGCGGGGCGGACTGGCCCTGGGCGTCTGGCAGGGGATCTACCTCTGCGAGCACCGCGATCGGGCCTCCGCCCGGCGGCTGGTGCTGACCGCCTGGGGGAGCGCTGCGACAGAATGA
- a CDS encoding RNA polymerase sigma factor, with amino-acid sequence MIEPTRPDLLLVQSIRRGEPDAWRRLIDEYEGRLLAFVQSRLRNRATSEDVVQETFIGFLTSLPNYDSRRPLEGWLFSIAAHKLTDSLRREGRRPALPLSSGFGAGSDAGWDMPGPARPASSIARSGERRGLEEEALAGALEEELSRWRDKGDFAKVKCMELLFTRGVANKDAAELLGLSEQQVANYKYDFLDRIKSLVRRQGLSDDVFPELQD; translated from the coding sequence ATGATCGAGCCAACACGTCCCGACCTGCTGCTGGTGCAATCAATCCGCCGCGGCGAGCCCGACGCCTGGCGGAGGCTGATCGATGAGTACGAGGGAAGGCTGCTGGCGTTCGTGCAAAGCCGGCTCCGCAATCGGGCGACCAGCGAAGACGTGGTGCAGGAAACCTTCATCGGCTTCCTCACCAGCCTGCCCAACTACGACTCACGCCGCCCGCTTGAGGGCTGGCTCTTCTCGATCGCCGCGCACAAGCTGACCGACTCGCTGCGGCGCGAGGGCCGCCGCCCGGCGCTCCCGTTGTCGTCGGGGTTCGGCGCGGGCTCCGACGCCGGCTGGGACATGCCGGGCCCCGCGCGTCCGGCCAGCAGCATCGCCCGCAGCGGCGAACGCCGGGGGCTAGAGGAGGAGGCGCTCGCGGGCGCGTTGGAAGAAGAGCTGAGCCGCTGGCGCGATAAGGGCGATTTTGCGAAGGTAAAGTGCATGGAGCTGCTCTTCACCCGCGGCGTCGCCAACAAGGACGCCGCGGAGCTGCTGGGGCTCAGCGAACAGCAGGTAGCCAACTACAAGTACGACTTCCTCGATCGGATCAAGTCGCTGGTGCGCCGACAGGGGCTAAGTGACGACGTGTTTCCCGAACTACAAGATTGA
- the tsaD gene encoding tRNA (adenosine(37)-N6)-threonylcarbamoyltransferase complex transferase subunit TsaD: MKVLTIETTCDETAAAVITDDLEVLSAVVASQEELHQRYGGVVPEIASRAHVQRILPVIDQALRQSGQKLADLDAIAVATTPGLSGSLLIGLTAAKTLAALSGLPLVAINHLQAHIYACRIASGREVFPCIGLIASGGHSNLYRCEGPIDFTPIGATIDDAAGEAFDKVACLLGLPYPGGPAIEHAAQRGDRTRYRFPRPLLADAGRLDFSFSGLKTAVRYQVVGVGKLPESLSLSEQEVADVSASFQEAVVDCLVGKCEQALLQTGYTTLCVGGGVAANGRFRQRLEASSAERRYTLHIPPLSLCTDNAVMGAIAIERLRAGLIEPLDLDISPGLVRM; encoded by the coding sequence ATGAAGGTGCTGACGATCGAGACAACGTGCGACGAAACGGCCGCGGCGGTGATCACGGACGATCTGGAGGTGCTGTCGGCCGTGGTGGCTTCGCAGGAAGAGCTGCACCAGCGCTACGGCGGCGTGGTGCCGGAGATCGCGTCGCGCGCGCACGTCCAGCGGATCTTGCCGGTCATCGACCAGGCGCTGCGGCAGTCGGGTCAGAAGCTTGCGGACCTCGACGCGATCGCGGTGGCGACCACGCCGGGCCTCTCGGGGTCTTTGCTCATTGGCTTGACGGCAGCGAAGACCCTGGCGGCGTTGTCCGGCCTGCCGCTTGTGGCGATCAACCACTTGCAGGCCCACATCTACGCGTGCCGGATCGCCAGCGGGCGGGAGGTGTTCCCCTGCATTGGCCTGATCGCGAGCGGCGGGCACTCGAACCTGTACCGCTGCGAGGGGCCGATCGACTTCACGCCGATCGGGGCGACGATCGACGACGCGGCCGGCGAGGCGTTCGACAAGGTCGCCTGCCTGCTGGGGCTCCCCTACCCGGGAGGACCGGCCATCGAGCACGCCGCACAGCGAGGCGACCGGACCCGCTACCGATTCCCCCGGCCGCTGCTCGCCGACGCCGGCCGGTTGGACTTCAGCTTCAGCGGCCTGAAGACCGCGGTTCGGTACCAGGTGGTCGGCGTCGGCAAGCTGCCAGAGAGCCTGTCGCTGAGCGAGCAAGAGGTGGCGGACGTCTCCGCAAGCTTTCAGGAGGCCGTGGTTGATTGCCTGGTGGGCAAGTGCGAACAAGCGCTCCTTCAAACCGGATATACGACCCTCTGCGTCGGGGGGGGCGTCGCCGCGAACGGCCGGTTCCGTCAGCGGCTCGAGGCCTCCTCCGCCGAGCGCCGCTACACGCTCCACATCCCGCCGTTGAGCCTGTGCACCGACAACGCCGTGATGGGGGCGATCGCCATCGAGAGGCTCCGCGCCGGGCTGATCGAGCCGCTGGACCTCGATATCTCGCCCGGATTGGTGCGGATGTGA